TTTATAGTCTTATGGCTGGAGAACACGCTTAttcttccatttgatttttttctttaagggcCATAGCATTAATATACACTGAAAGAACTCCTACtaaattttatcctattttaacatttctgaaatccaCTAAGCACAGTCATAAAAACGTTCTATGAAGACTAAAATATTTGCTTagtgaaataatccagaaaaCATCTTAACCTCATGCATAGAAATCTTCCACTTATTTTCTGTAAGTTGGAATCTGACTACAAATTGAAATTTCCAATTTCTACAAATTGGAACTAAGTGACTACTTACAGCTATCTGCTATCTATTAGAGAATagtttattttcctctaaaagtaaaatgaagaaaaaagtggtAATTTGTGGAAGTAATGTTTTGGTTATTATTATAGAAATAACTATTACCTACCAGTGGAACATTGCTTTATCAAGGactatttaaaaaagagacaaattctgatttgttttgtaaatttacGAGAGCAACTTAGTTACATAATGCAGGAAACTGTGAGACACTACTGTTGAAAATGCAGTATTTACATTTTGGTATAAATATGCTAATAGAATTTAAATCACTTACATCACTTACATTTTTTGCCCTTAGCTACTAGCTCAGACACTTAATACTTGATAGGTGTACgcattaaaatataacaaaacattaTTTCATCAAGGGTTATACTCTGAAAACTTCTGCATATTATagaaaacaacattttattttcttaagctaAAACTTCCAAAATTTTGGTCCCTGGAGAAAATACAGGGAGACTTTACTAAGTCTTTTTGTTAATAAAACATTCGTGCAAGTTTTGTGGCAGATGAATTATAACTTGAAGGACATATTTATAATACCAAAGCAtgttattaaaaatcagaaactatagaatacttaaATGTAGAATGAATCCCTAAAGCAATCTgaaaatttacaattattttataagtTAAAAGACACATATAGTGAAAAGGTCTGTTGTTAGTGGGGTTGTTATTGCCAATATAGCACATAAAACgaatacattataaaatacattacaaTAGCTAAGATGCACTTACTGAGCAATAAATTGCTTGCCTTCTTACAATTTAATGGGATTCTGGACACTTATTTGCATAGcctatgtctttttaaaaagctatccaGTGAAGCTGGAACCaaagcttttttgttttgataaactACCCCGAAGCAAGCAGAGGCATTCAAGACAATTGGAACAAGTTTGCCATCCTTCTCTTTGGCCGCTAGGTGGAGTGATTTTGCATTGTAAATGGTTGCATGAAGTTTTAAGTGGCCAGAAGAGAATCCAAGGTCTAAGTGATTAATAACATTGAAGGagtagaaaaatgattttaaaaaaacaaaaagtgggaAGATCCTACGGAATTACAGAAACACATGCTTCAAATTTGGCAGAGGCTTTAGTATTTCACAAAAGCCTCTATATTTGCATCATCATACACAATGGCTACTTGGGATCAAAGACAGTGCTCTGGGAGCTTGACTCAATTCTAATTTTTAGGCACATCAAACCTTTACTGTATGAGAgacagaaaaacttttttttttttttaagtttctgaagACAGAAtaatcttaaatcttaaaaaaaaaatgacagataaaTATATCCCAATatgttattatgaaaatgttaCTTACAGCATCCTTTTTAGTCCACATGTGTTTCCCTGTTGTACAGCCCTCTTGGGCTAAGAATGTATTGAAATCAGAAGTTTTTTTTCTACAACAGCTCCAGTATTTCATCCTTTAAATTATCATAGAaaaacttcagaaataaaatcttacaacCACTTAAGTCCAAAAGTACAGTGACAGtgtgattttaaaagataaatgtgtGCAACGTTAGTATTCTACAAAGTGTCTAAGTTACTAAACAGTTAAAACTTTCAGAAGACTAATCATTTTAAAACCAGAATGGCATTTATTGTAGCAATTCTGGAGCTCCTCAGTAAAGATGCTTAAAACCATCACAAAATTCCAAATCCACTTTTCACTAATAGTTTTTTTCACTAATAATTTTCACTATTTTCACTAATAATTCCAGTTTCCTCATAAAGCTCCCAAAAAGTGATACAGACTGGAAGATTTTAACATGGTACTGCATTTCTATAAACCACAGCACAGTACGGAAGAGGGGCTAGATCTCAGTGAGGGCTGCAGAAAGTGTGGATTTTCTTGGATGACACAGTATTGGTGTCTTAGTGCCCCAGGGCCAAAAATTCTAACTGTCCAGCAATGCACAGAACAGTCCTTCAAACTAAGTAAGAGTAACCACCCATTGAAAAATAAGGGAATAAGGAAAAACATGAGGTTTGAATCACAATGGCCACTCCACTGTAATAactgtttcagttttctcatatgtaaaaagACAAAGCCCATATTCTAGGTTATTCTAAAGATTATATGACAATGTAAGTAAAATACCTAATAATGCTGCATGGCAAATAATGTTTATAGGCATATTAACTTTTCTAACCTCTACCATGAAGTTTTAATTAGTCATGTATAAGTTACCCTTCATGAAAAATAGGTACTCCAGAATGATATACACAGACTTCTTCTAGACTCTGTGGACCCTGGTAtgtctaaaagagaaaaaagaagaaaaaattagctTCACATCTCAATGTcatatttcataaacatttgtaGAACTGGTGACCTCTAAGAACTATGAAAATGCTCAAGAAATAGCAATTACCTAGAATATTCATAAATTCACCCCAGGCCATTCCAATAAGGAATGAAAAATGATTCCTTTTTAGATACGCTTAAGTTTTAGTTCCctgtgaaaaaggcaaatacaaaAGTAGGCAATGGGATCTATTAAGATGCTTTCAGACTTTCAGGTACGAGGTCACAATTCAAGCATACTCAGGTATTTAAATTTATAGGACGATATTGAAACCAAGGGATTAGTATTCTCAATGGAAATACAGTTACAGCATGATTTATGTGTACAGGAAACTCTGTGTGGGTATTACAAATTAATAAAGCAATTCTGGAAGTTCTACAGTGCTGTTGACTTCTTATCcctaggaagggtaaaatgagcTGCAGACCTATAAATATATCCAGGGTTTGTCTGGAAGATCCGGGCCCCATTGCTGCTGTAGGTGAAGGCTCTACAGATGAATTCACAAAAAGTTATGTTAATAAAACACAGATGCAGCCAGTagtatattttttactttggtaTTTATAGCAACCACCTAcaagtatagaaaataaaattctgtgtaTTTACTTTTGGTAAATCCAAAGTACTGCCTGTGTACATCTCCTAAAGAGATTCCATAAGCTCATAAAAATCAGTTATGTTAGATTCTGATTTTTTATCACTATTGCCCCCTCAACTCCTACTCTTCTTCCTACCTTATTTGATGGCACCATATCCATGTTTTCTATCATGAAATCCTGTCAATTTAGTTTGAAAATATCAGTTTAATTTGCTCACCTTCCTCATGATCACTAGCAGATTTTAGACAATAAGACTATACTAAcagattctcttttctctaccttcCATTTCTGTACTCTACTCTCTAACTAAAACATCTATCACTCTCTTGTAATAGTTCTTTAATTACATCTACCTCACACCTTACACAGTTATCAGTTCCAGGTGgtttgtatattttaaacatgcctctacatatgagaaaatattcatgGCCTTCAAGTAGGCAAACTTcttaaaaagaatatgaagaacAGTAGCcaaacaaaatggacaaattgggtttcattaaaattaaacagcCTCTGTTTATCACAAGTCATTATTAAGACAGTGAAAATGTATAGTGTCTCTctctggttaaaaaataaaaagaattcctaaaatcagtaagaaaaagccAACTGATAGAAAAATACGTAAAAGATTTCggacatttcacaaaagagaatATCCAAGGGACcaataaacatacagaaaagtactcAACCTCATCATCAGGAatgtgcaaattaaaatcacaatgggaACACTACACACtaaccagaatggctaaaatatagAAGACTGATACTATAAAATGTTACCAAGGTGCAGAACAAATGGAATCAGCCTCATATACTGCTGGCAGATGTGCAAATACAACCATCTTCAAAAACTATGAGGAAGTATCTGTTAAAGCTGGACATAGACACACAATGATctggcaattccatttctagtCATATACCTAATAGAAATGTATCCACGTGTCCCAAAAGTCAggcacaaaaatgttcatagtagcattaaacaaaaaaagttaGAGGATAATAAAAAGGTAAGCTGACTGGCAACATTCACACAGcagcacattttaaaacaatgaaaatgaacaaactatgGCTATGTGCAACAAAGATAACTCTAACACACATTTCCTTAAGCCAAGGAAGACAGGTGCAAGAATACCTGGTCTACGATTCTATTCACATTAAgctcaaaaataggcaaaactactCTATCTTGATAGAAAAACATGGTTACTTTtgggaggaaataataaatgggAGAAGGTATAAGGAGGGCTCTGCTTTGTGAAAATCCCTTGAGCTATAAATTTACTTACATCTGTATACTTTTTGATGttatatttcaatgaaaaagATCAAATAATGGCCTCTCTAAACTACATCATGTGAGATCTAACTTTCGAGCACTATAAAAGCCTTTAAAGATCTGGTCCCTACTTCTCTCTTTTAGTCTCCACACCAacaaattttatacattattaacCGTTTCTTGTTTGCTGTATACGGCTATCACCTCTGCTTGAGGAATCCTTTCCCTTTTTGTCCATTTACGGAATTGACATTCATGTTTCAAAATCCATCTGAAATTGTCTCTCTCTGATCTTCCTGCACCTCCACCCCAGTACTCAGTCACTCTCTTCTATCTACTACTTCTACCTTATATACATGTAaatccatttccatttccatccCTAAATAAGCAAGGtgatctcaaacttaacatgagGGAAAATTACAAACCTTGTTCCCCAAACCctgttttttccttcttggttAATGGTGTCACCAGTCACCTAGCTGCTGGAGCCCCAAGTCCCCTCCACTTAAAGTTCATTAGCAAGTTCTGCTAATACTTCCAAATAGTATTCATTCTGCATGATTTGTCAGGAGCcaggcaggcactgttctaagcatttaaGATacagcaaacaacaacaaaaaaaattctgtccTTGTAAACCTCATAtgagtggaggaagggaagggaaaattaGATCATAAGCAAAATACATATGCAAAAGAAGTAGCATGTTATAAGGGGTTTAGTGTCCTGAAGAAAAAAGGACAGTTGGGAGTGGAGATGCTGGAGGGCATGCAATTTCACACAGATGGGTAGGAAAAATCCTCAGATGTTCGCGTAGATCCCGTATTTAACCACTTCTAAAAAATAAGCTCCAATCCCACTGCCTGCTCTTCCACAATTGCATCCTAGCTGGTTTTCCTTCCTCCAAATCCCCAGTGCCCCATTATATTTGCCAGGTTATCAGTCAAAGAGGTCTTTTTAGAACCCCTCCTTAAAACAGAGAATGTCTTCCCATTATACGAAAAAAAGCCCAAACCCCTCAATGTGCCCTGTAAGGACCACCATAATCTTGTCTACCTCACTTACCCCTACCTTTCATATTTCACACCCATGACCAAGCCCCACTGACTTTTCTCATAATTTCTTGAAAAGCCAAGCTTGAAAGGCTCTACACATACTGCTCCCCTATCAACGTGGAGGTTTACATAACTCACTTGCTACATTATTTAGATTTCTGATTTAGTGTCACTTCCCAAAGGGCTTTCCTGACAGCcttctttttaatagctttatcTCCTTGTTTACTGTATTTTCTTCGTATCTACCTAAATTCATAGTATTTAATTGCCTATGTGTTATCCTTCTCCCTAAATTAAACTATCAGCTCCACAACAGCAGAAATTTTTGCTTACTTGATACTGTGTTTCCAGCCCCCCAAACACtgtctggcatacagtaagtgctcagtaaatactgacTGAATTAGAATTATTTATTCCATGATTCTGTCAGATATGATGTTCATCAGAGACAGAGTCTCTTATCCATGTTCACAGCCCTAGTCCATAGCACACTGACCAACACATAATAGGCAcccaaatgtttgttgaactgaatCAGTAAATTGCACCCTCTTCTTCAAAAATTACAATTCTACTTCCATGACACAACACAAATTTTACAGTATATACCTTTGAACACCCTCCATTTTTACATGAGGTCCCAATCTTAATTTCATCACTGTCCTCttctaaaacaagaaaagaaaatcaaattagaaacattaaaataaatactttagtgTCATTCTTAAATAACCTCTTTCATAAaacaagtatttgaaaaaatactaaATCTAAAAAACACTGATATTTGAGAACAATTTTAAGTTATTAAGTGTTCTACGTGACCTTTCagggaatatatttaaaaaactgataagAATTATTGTGATTAAGTTTTCCCCATGTCCCCAAATGGTATATGACACATTTCTATTCTATAATGCAATACAATATCCAACATCTTAACCCTATAAAAGAGAAATCATGAAAGGGGTAACTACTTTCCTCCATGGTATTGAGTGTAGGTCAGAATATACTGAGTATATTTTCTATTACGcacaatgaaacattaaaaataaagacattttaacaaagacATTATGGAATAAACCACCAATTCATTTTGTGGTATTATtggtatttagaaaacaaaaataaattctttactATAATGTGCTACCTTTTCATATCTATATTCATGAACCATACTGTGGTCTCTTTTAGATAACTGGTTaattgtacagaaaaaaaaatacaaaataaaatcttacctttcttattttcttcattccccGAGGATAGTTTAAGTTTATCAAGTGCTTGTTTTAGGGAAGcagatatttttaattccaattttGTCATTGGTTCATCTGGgctggagaatttttaaattttattaccattattgatataccaaaaaaaaaaaaaaatatatatatatatatatatttagtaaaaataaatacactaagaatcaaactccctgctgagtgtggagcccgactcagggcttgatctcacaaccctgagatcgtgacctaatccaaaatcaagagtcggatgcttaactgagtgagccatccaggtgcctgagtattaatattttaatatcagaatTTTTCTGTTAAAACTTGAAAGTATAGATACATATTACAGTTATTTGTAAAATACTATTTAATAGGAAAAACTTGATTCACAAAGCATTTGGCTTTTTATAGATTCTTAGTACACGTGGGTGTACTGCGTACAATATATTTAAAGCCATTCAATAAGTATTAAGCATATTAATAAATGCaacaatagaaacagaaattattCATTCCACATCCTTAATGAAAACAACTATTGAAGGAAGATGTAGGAAGCATTAACAACAGTATATAAAAACCTATAttcccgggtgcctgggtggctcagttggttaagcgactgccttcagctcaggtcatgatcctggagtcccgggatcgagtcccgcatcgggctccctgctgaacagggagcctgcttctccctctgaccctcccccctctcatgctctctctatctcattctctctctcaaataaataaataaaatctttaaaaaaaaaaaaaaaaaaaaaaaaacctatattcCCATAATCTCTACAATACTACCAAATGAATTTATGGAAAAGTACTTAAATTTCTCTCAATTAGTAGTCcattatttaaagtaaatattaactcATACTGCTAATTACAGTAGACACCATTGTAATACTTAAGAATGAGCCATGCCAAAGTTgtcttttcctcttaatttttttttgtaactggCAAATCAGCCAGCAAGGCATCTGATAAAGTCTCTCATGATTATGAATAAGGTGGAGATGGAATAAAAATCAGTGTAAGTAGTTTGgttaaatgaacaaatgtcaAAAAGTCTCTCAGGTTTCTTATATTGGTTCAGTATTATTCAATATGCTGTAAATTTATTTAagatcaataaagagaaaaagtcatGAAAACCATTAAGTCCATTATGGGAATAACATCAACtcagggggcagctgggtggctcagatggttaagcatctgcctttggctcagatcacaatcccagggtccggggacaGAGCCCCAAGtggactcccagctcagcagggagcctgcttctccctctgcctctgcctctccccctgcttgtgctctctctgtctctcccaaatgaataaataaaatcttaaaaaaaaaaaaaaaaaaaaaaaaaaacccaacttggGCCATATTTGAGACCAAAAACCATCTGTTTTCTAAGTCTTATATCCTGGTTCTAAAACAATACTCAAGTGCAAAATGAAGGAGGCCTGGTTTAACAGTGGCAGCCAACATGCATGTGTGAGAATGTAAAACAGAGTTTAGTTGACCAGAAGGTAAGTACAAAGAATCTGGGTAATTCTACTGCATAATGAGCAAAAGGTATTTTAGAAGTACTTTAACAGATCTGCCAtctaaatcaaataaataaaaaagtttaatagtaataataaaattatcagtTTTCAGGTATCTGAAAGTAAAAGGAGTGACCAGGCTTGTTCTAGTGACAAAATATGCAAATGAAGGAGACAGAATTTGGCTCAATATGAGCAAAACAATATACACTTAGTAACAATAAAATggactaatttaaaataaaagtaaattcctCTTCACTAGAATTATTTGAAAGGAAACTAAATATCCTTCTGTCAGGAATGTCCtagaaaatattgaagaaaacagCAGAGGAATGAAGAGGAAGGTGTCTAAAGTTCTTTTTCAACTCAAACTGATTCTATGACAACACTTCCTTTCTAGAATTTCACTATGCCACAGTGAAAAAGACATGTCAAGTCACAAGACAGATGGAGGCTTTTCTGCTTTTGACATATTATGATGATATATGAACAAATATGCAATGGAAGTTTACTGTGTACATGCCCTCAAGTTGAAGGGGGAATAAAAATGGGATGTATACTTAAGAGAAAATCAAATAGATAAAAAGTTGGGTGACCTACATAATAGCTATAAATGGTATTatgtaaaatcataaaataccaaGAATAAATGCTATTATTCACTTGTGACAAAAATATACAACTGTATAAAGGGTACCTTGGCCTTTTTATTGCTTCTACTGGTTTAGGGGCTTGAATGATGTGCTCCTGAAACTTGGGTTTCAATTCAGAAAGTTCTTTCTTCTCAGTCGTCTTGACTTCAGGTTTGACCGGCTCAGGTGGCTTCTCACTATTATGCCTGCCTTTTGTACAGCCCTGTTAGGGAAGGTAAGAGTTATCCTAGCATCTGTTTCACATGCCATGATagaaaaattagttttctttattaataaattcTACTGTTCGCTTTCTCCACACAGACTTACTCTaagaaactaaaaacagaacTCTAAATTTGCAATATTTGTAAATAAGTTCTTAtatcttaatgtattttaaaagaagtctTTGAATTACACTTCATAAATATCAGCTTATACTATAAGCGCAgcataaacttttttttacagtaaaattCTGGAACTCTCACATGGAAGTCTACAAATTATTAACACAAAAGGACCTTGATTTAAGCCCTACTTCTTCTACTTATTAGCtatttgaccttgagcaagggaatctttttaaacttcagtttcctcaaaatGGAGGTAAGGGCACTTAAGATATTTTCTGagaggattaagtaaaataagagTATTTGTCAAATCTGGCAGGTGAGTCAAACATGCATTGTAACATCTCTGAAATCGTAACTTTAATGGCATGTCATTTCCTTaacagcttttgttttctttcttaagggTATACAGAATAAATGGTACATCTTGGTAAGTATCTTAGATTTGATAAATATCTATTGTTCCTCACTATAGAAATGCCTTAAATAGCTACCTACCACTTCCTTCTTGATGTACTTTAAAGACTACTCATATCAAGGACAAACCTGTATTGACAGGTGGCTAATTAATATCGTGAAACTTTTATCTCTAAAACGGATAAATTCCTTATATTAAAGGCTGTCAAGAGAGGTGAACTCCACTTGCAAAGAAAGGCTCCATGTGCAAATTAACAGACCATTCAACAGATGTCCCAAATCAGACTCCTCAAATCTGGAGCTTCCCATTATTTGTACTTTCTCAGGAGATaacctaggaaaaaaattaatacttacTGCAATgcttaaaaaatcagaaaaatcggTCGTTCTTCTCTTACAGCAAGACCAACCCtatgaaacagaaaaagactgaaaattgaATTTGCATAGAACCACAGCCCACTAAGAGTCTACTTGCATATATCCTTGAATCTGGCAGTGACTTGCACATATATAGATTTCACAGTTGTGAAGTGTTATAAATGATTCATCAAATCAAATGAAATGatctttagtttttgatttaaaaaaaagctaattaaTCAATGTTAAAGGTGATTTGTGTTGTGACTGATCACAAAAGGAAGTACcttaaaatagggaaataaaaatcGCTTATTTTTTCAAGACTAGTACTTGATTTTTAGAAgacaaacattttctaatttctaaaaatatcatatattttaaaggatcTGGGGAGTAAGTGAAGtgctttactttaaaaatccaGTAAGTCAGAGACATTAATTATAATTCAGCTTCTAAAGAATTCACTGTAGGTGTTCCCCAACAATAAGCATTCTATTTTCAGAACAACATAGATTGATTAGCATAGTAGCCTAAGGACTGTTAGATCTTTGAAGGTTAAATGATCTTTTCAGCGACAagcataaaaatatagaaattgcAATGCTGTGTGTGATTTCTAAACAAAATATCAAGTGGCTTACCAAAAAATGGCTTTTAGCTGTCATCTGTAATTTCAGTGTagtataaagaataagaaaataaaaatgcggCAGTTTCAAGACTTGGGATGTCCTAAATTAGACTAAAGGCTAGGATTTGCACATATCCATCTGGGCCTCACTGCTTTTCTCAATACACTATATGAAGAATTTGGTAGTGATTGTTTTCACACTACtttcttacaaaattattttaaagaaaatgttaaatacgctataatttaaattttcctttattttgaaacTGAATTCTTTTATTCTGAATTGAGATGTATAGATGAAAACCTACTATAaccttaaaatataatattagttAGCATTGATAATACAGTCATCAGAAAAGTTACTCTGTACAAGAAAAAGCTTTATCGTCTTAATCATATATAAAGAATTACGGCAGATATTCTGGGGATACTGGGATACATACATGATACATACTAGTTGTTCCCAAATGCCAATCTGGGAT
Above is a genomic segment from Halichoerus grypus chromosome 11, mHalGry1.hap1.1, whole genome shotgun sequence containing:
- the CHORDC1 gene encoding cysteine and histidine-rich domain-containing protein 1 isoform X1, whose translation is MALLCYNRGCGQRFDPETNSDDACTYHPGVPVFHDALKGWSCCKRRTTDFSDFLSIAGCTKGRHNSEKPPEPVKPEVKTTEKKELSELKPKFQEHIIQAPKPVEAIKRPSPDEPMTKLELKISASLKQALDKLKLSSGNEENKKEEDSDEIKIGTSCKNGGCSKTYQGPQSLEEVCVYHSGVPIFHEGMKYWSCCRKKTSDFNTFLAQEGCTTGKHMWTKKDAGKKVVPCRHDWHQTGGEVTISVYAKNSLPELSQVEANSTLLNVHIVFEGEKEFHQNVKLWGVIDVTRSYVTMTATKIEITMRKAEAMQWASLELPVTKKQEKQKEETTE
- the CHORDC1 gene encoding cysteine and histidine-rich domain-containing protein 1 isoform X2, translating into MALLCYNRGCGQRFDPETNSDDACTYHPGVPVFHDALKGWSCCKRRTTDFSDFLSIAGCTKGRHNSEKPPEPVKPEVKTTEKKELSELKPKFQEHIIQAPKPVEAIKRPSPDEPMTKLELKISASLKQALDKLKLSSGNEENKKEEDSDEIKIGTSCKNGGCSKTYQGPQSLEEVCVYHSGVPIFHEGMKYWSCCRKKTSDFNTFLAQEGCTTGKHMWTKKDALNVHIVFEGEKEFHQNVKLWGVIDVTRSYVTMTATKIEITMRKAEAMQWASLELPVTKKQEKQKEETTE